In Mercenaria mercenaria strain notata chromosome 13, MADL_Memer_1, whole genome shotgun sequence, the DNA window ATCTTCATTCTAGTTTAGTTCATCTTGTAAATAAACCGGTGCGTTTGTTCAAAACTGCTGAATTTCTTAATCTATGCAGCGTGTGGTGTTACACATGTAACACAAACTAGTTATTGAAATGACTGTAAAATAGAACTTTTgacaagaaaatgttttgaattatatGGTGAACACGAAGAATTGATACTTTTTCGCAAactatttcaaattttacttATTGAGAGTTATTGTGTTATGTGTTCTTTCTTTTATCTTAGTGGGCATGTATCAGCTTTCAATGAAGTTACATCAAcatcaaaacaacagaaatatatatacatatataagctCCAGCAGTTATATTTGGTATCAACCTATCAGTTTATAAGCACTTTACGTTAAAGCCCGAAGTCGTCACCGCAGTGTATACGAGTGCTTGACAACAATACACCGAGTCTATTATATCacgttttgaaaataaacattggCGGTCTTCTCAAAATAAAGAAATGCAATTATTTTGCACACAAATCTCTTTCTGCTAATGTGCCAACATGGAAGATAAggaaaattatgagttatattggTAATAAATCTATGAATTTTTCTCCATATAAGAGAATTAACATGAACTTTTAAAAGGCAATTTTCCTTCATGTTATCCGTTTTTATGTACTGTAATGTTAGGCCTAAAAtgtctttgtttccggtaaattgcttaaaaatattagggtaggtaggtcgggatttttttttattaagtgagactgttcaaaaaatatttttgtgtcaaaaatgaatacaaataagggggttatgcctttaaaacatcagtaagtttatttctaacatcactgatcatgtttaaaacataaaagtgccgtttttttttgttaaaaagttgaaaaaatattctccaaggccataaaaacatttaatgttgggccaaaaatttagggtaggtcgtaTTACcggaaataaacaattttttacgccttattgtaaataaattatgtgtGTGTACGTTTCCTCAAAAATGAATTCTTTTGCTccatattttttgttgaatgcTTAAGTGCTCTATATTATGTTTTTTAGAGTGTTATGTACGTAAATCTAatttcagtaaataaataaataaaacgttgTGCCACTGTTTTTTGTCAGTATTCCTCCTTAATGATACTGAATCCGTCATGCCAACAGGTAATGACAATATTACTTTGATCAAATTGTGTTTTCATATGGAAGCGTTTgtttaacaaaatgaataaatatttcagGAAGAACAGTTACTGTAGTGTGTCTGAAATGTACCACATCGAGTGGTAATAATATAATTACTGTCCTGATGTGTAGTATACCATTATTTGTCTTTCTTGACATATAGTATACCATTTTTGTCTTTCCTGATGTGTAGTATACCATTATTTGTCTTTCTTGGCATAAGACATACCATTTTTGTCTTTCCGGACGTGTTGTATACCATTATTTGTCTGTCTTGACAAAGTATACCATTTTCGTCTTTCTGGACGTGTTGTATACCATTATTTGTCTTTCTTGACATAAAGTATACCATTTTTGTCTTTCCTGGTGTGTTGTATACCATTATTTGTCTGTCTTGACATCTAGTATACCATTATTGTCCTTTTTGAAATATAGTATACCAATAATGATTTTCCTGACATAAAGTATACCATTATTTGTCTTTCTTGTCGTGTAATATACAATGTACTAGTATTAGCTAACGTCCATATTCTCGGCAGTTTcgtaataaaataatacattaaatacattttaattgattCAGTAGATTTTCTGACAGAAACTTTTCATTGTAGTCTTTTTGAATAATTCATACCTATAATCCGTATCTGTAACAATGCGCAACTGAACTTTTACAATGATCGATCATTCCAACCAAAAGTTACATAGTTACATGGTAcacaaaatgaatatttaatgtttataagcCGGATGTCGCTAGCAATTTTGAAAGCAgatgtttttgaatgaaacatTATACTGAACGATATGAGATGCCCTGAAAGAGAAACGTGATTCATGTCATCAAAACAACTGTTCCTAGGAGATTAATTGCTATGCAGAATTCATGACCTCagtcttatacatgtatttaaacatttCAGATAACTAGCCAGTTGAACTTATATTAATATGAACGCATTTATTCAGTAAACCAGTAAGCGTGCACGATAATATCTACATGTTACATACaagtagaaaataaaatgttcacattAAGGTACCGGAAAATTGGTACACCTGCATCAAATAACCTGATCTGCATGACTGTCAAAGTCttctatttggaaatattgtctaAAACACTATTAGTCAGCGCAATAATTTTTATGCTACCGCACCAAATTTAGGATAATCCGCTAGCATGACCGCTAGTACTATGTCCGTATTCaaaggagaagattttttttttaccaagtattgttttgttgttgttttgttttccgtTAAGAGTGTTTAAAATCCTGTGAAGGAAATGTTAGTTACTTCATGgggatatttctttttaaaaattatcgAGTCATTCCTTTTGAAACAGCCAGCCAGtttaacttttgaaataaaaagttgaaatccacaggtcgcccaacacgacataaacgaaaatattgcaggctcggtttgattgagtctgttcatggacggtagtggaagtgcgagctaccttccacgccctctggccccgggttgaccagaactcaacatttacacatgttataagtaccagaatgtaatttagagatcCGCAGATttttcatacggcggtgcacatgggaCCTTCGATGaagcacagagtgcaattccatgaaaaggggcatatggtccccagataaaataatggaagtgccctaaacgagaaaacaatgggcagaactaaacaaactggaatttagggaGGGGATCTGTGATTATGGAGcctacatatcacagaaactaccaaaagacaaaattaaaatgcaggcactatatccaagggatgattaaacaataccaaacGCTTTTAAaggggagtattggaaccacacaGGCCGAAATATTCAAggtgaaaaattaaacagtacactaacacaacataaatgtcgtacTGAACGATCTGAGACATCAGACTTGTGTCTTGTACACATACACCGTACTTCCCAATTCTTTCCGCAGTCTTAATATTGATAAACAATGAACAGACATATAATTACCTGTTTGTGTGTCTGTTCTGTATTTTGTTTGATGAGTTCATACCAACTTCTTCAATATTTACTGAGAGACATTTcgaaaaatgaatgataaaatgTATATGCTTTGGTGCGATTGTTTAAGTTACGTCCATTTGGTCTAGTAATGaatgataaacaattataaaattacGACAAcggaaaataatagaaaaatggttCCTAGAGCGACTTAAACGTTATCAAAAATCAATTCGTTGACGATTTCAGTCGGTTTAAGCAATTATAGGATTGGGTTATCCACTTTTCGAATTCTAACTGATTTCCAGAACTAACACCGTTGGCTGGTGCTTATGCCTTACCCCCTAGAGACGAAAACACTTGCATAAGAAGCATATACATAAATTGTATTTCCATTGTAAACGCCATAAAGGATAAATTAAGTACAGAGGAAGCTGTTACAACATAAAATATAGCTTGATGGATACGATGATTAAGAGAAGGACAGAATGTATCCAGTCTGGGGGCATATATTATTAAAACCCATTTTAGGCTTCTGAACGTCACATCACAGTAGTGACTTGACCTTTGTTATTAGGATTTGGTGAAGAGGATAATCATAAAAGTTTTCTAGTACACCTGTTTATGTCTTTACACCAATAAAGTCGTCTGCGTCTTGCTTCTTAATCccaattctaacacgactagcaaataacctacatacatgtagagcaaaatctatctcgggttattctgcaataaaccactcgcgtgcaatgacgtcatccgatccaggtgcgtagcgcggtcgtaaaaTGTAGTTACTATTTTTTCTAACATTGCTGATACTagaatgtcgtgttagaatcgaaataacaagttcccaagtgtgatttatcgtagaataacctgagtttttcgtccttatgcgaaacaatatatcattcaggcctacggccttcgtgatatattcttacgcagaagaactcaaaacacgggttattctacgataaaccacgtttgggaacttattatttcttaaataaaacattaaacgtAACAAAACCCACTTCGTGAACATTCTTAGcattttacttctgccccaaggttatttttgaatgaggtgagcaaaattcaaaacagtcccaccggactcgaccttaatttttcaatgttggagttagaattctgtcctTCTACTTGAGGCAACCTAGAAAAaattaattcagttttattttgtgttttataattgtttaccaatagtttgacgtttcttttatcaaaatttatcgTATAATGAAtcctctgcaaacgttttggacagtggccatcactttgaaatttatctctacttgagcttgaggaaatatcattaatcatataaaattgataaaaacggcacgataaaagttgtttaaattttgcaaacaagtctctcactggatacagtatattgctgtaacattgttttgaacatttgaaatattcaccattaggcgtaaaaattgtttgtttccggtaacccgacataccctaaatttttggcccggccctaaatggtcagtgatgttagaaataaacttactgatgctctaaaggcaaaattctaacacgaccagcaaataacctatatacatgtagagcaaaatctatctcgggttattctgcaatataccactcgcgtgcaatgacgtcatccgatccaggtgcatagcacggtcgtaaaatgtagttaccacttttttctaacacttttgatactagtatgtcgtgttagaatcgaaataataagttccctagtgtgatttatcgtagaataacccgagtttttcgttcttatgcgaaacaatatatcactcaggcctacggccttcgtgatatattcttacgcataagaactcaaaactcgggttattctacgataaaccacgtttgggaacttattatttcttaaataatttccgaaaagtctaacttaaaaaagaatgttttcgacctacctatcctaattttttgagcattttaatggaaacaaagatttttttaggccttagtatTTGATTTAGCTTAATGCCCTGGTACCTATGGAAGGGCATTAGAGCCAGCTGTATGCTATTTATAAACTCGAAATGTCGAGTTGccaactcgaaatttcgatttaATATATCGTAATTTCTAAGTTgtaatttcgagttactaagtcgaaattttgggttattaagtcgaaatttcgagttacgtatctcgaaatttcggaTTACTAACTGCAATAGTTTCCGTTGACCTATAGgccctggccaagattaggtacctggtgtatccatcaGGTAGCCCTACAGtgtcatatgattaagatgaccTGGCAGTGTTTGCTCATAAAagtatcactatttaaaccatgtttaagtctggaaggttttcgacctagtttgagcctatatggcaaggaaatatagacCCTACATAAACGTGTagtaatgagtctgaccaagatttggtacctggatagatctagattttgaggagaggttaCAGGTGACCGGGAAGTAGGGAAGTATCAAACTTGTTTcattattttgaccatatctgaaAGGTATTCAaactagttcgagcccctaccacctgaacatactatacatgtaaatgaaatacAGTTTGAAACCtcgagtagctctagaggctatggtgTTGGTCATTCATTGATGTATGGGAGTATATCTTTAAGTCtctacatgttgggtacaatatatggatgtgtagatagatgatacaacttcgaagagtcaaaagtcgtccattgcATTTTTGGCCTTTGGCAGACGGACACACTTTCGGATAAAAAGTCAGGATACGAAGTCGAAACGTGTTATTTAACTCGAAATTTGAACTTGTTAGCtggaaatttcgagttactaacttaAATTCGAATTAATTAGCTCGACATTTCGAGATAGTATCTCAACATTTCGAGTTAAATATCTCGAATTTTCGAGTgagtaacccgaaatttcgagtaagtatctcgaaatttcgagttaataaataaaacgcacatGGCACAAATGCTCTTTCGTAGGTACCTGTGCTAAGATCCACACAACTTTCGCgaacaattaaattatttttaaattataaaataaaaaactgaagGTAATCCATCGACAAATAAAAACGCTATTGTATTTCAAACTCCTACGCATCGGCATATATCCAGCGCCGTATTGTAAGCCAGAGAGCCAACCCACAGCGCGTCATGACAACGTGTAAACAATAACTTCTTGTTATAAATTTACGTATCATTAATATGTTCGGGAACAATAAActgacataaaaatgaaaatatatgataattatgttCGGTTATTTCTAGATAtagcataaaaacaaacaaaaatattttatgacacataAAACTAGACTATTGATCGTACGGCTCTCCAGGacgttatttcatatatttatattattttaatactgTACTGGCAATTTTATGTTCGCCGGATTGTTTACACAGTTAAataattgtgtttgaaattaaatttcaattctAGAATTCATTCTACCTCAAAGTCATTAAAGTTCCATGAAATGCGTGGAGTTGTtattttcacgttgacgtcatttccatttaaATTATCCTTttttgggccgtaatacgtttacgctttgccacggaacgggcatatataaaaaggttcCCTTGTTAAAACAtccccaaaaagtgacaataacagcagttttattgAATACAAGACGCTGTCGTTAAAACCATGGAGCGTATAACCTCACATGGAAAAATATAGCATGCATTAAATAAATAATGCTCTTGCTTGCGCCTAAATGTATATCGCGAATGATAGCATTTCCTGAAGCAGTCTAGAATATTGCATAGCAAGTGCTTCGAGACGAGAGCAATATCGCCGTTGTTGTTATACATATAAGCCTTGTGTAATTTGAATTTTAAGGGTTAGAACTATTCTAATAACGGTAATATTTTGTGAATTAGTTAACATATTGGTAGTGACAAACTTTGAAAATAgcattaaacataaaatagaCAGGATTTACATTTGTAATACACGCATTTATTTGAAGAAATTAGCAAAACATctgtaattattttcaaaatgttacagATTTGTGTTTTGCGCGAATATTTGATGGTCGTATTTGTTTCGTCTATAATGGCAAAGTCACATAAATATTCCGTGGTCCAGTCGTCAAGTGTTAGGTACGCTAATGTCACTAAATCTTACCCAAACACTAACAAGCTACCATGTCTCGCATTATGCGATTTAATGGATGGGTGTTCGTCTGTCAACCATAACTCGGATACGCACGAGTGTGAGCTTACCAGTCATGTTCCAAGTATTCTGGCTCCTGAGCCAGCAACGGCTTCAAACTGGAGGGTATATTACAATGGTTAGTACATTTTCTTATCCGTCCTATTtccatgaaaatcaaataactaaATGGAAGGGTGTCATAAAGTTGGCTTTATACTGACTGTGACGAAAGTAATGTTTTGTCTGGCTTCTTGCCTTACTTACTACACGCATCAGATACGTTAATGATTAAGCATAATTGAAAGATTTTGTtgatatctaaatatattatatttaagtaTATATTTCAATTCATTCATGTATCGGAATCATCACTGAATCAATATTGACATTGGTAagggaaaaaaatctaaatttaagttaACGTTGCACTGGTTTCAAAATATTAGTcgtattttttatgcaagaaaaatttGTCAGAGTATATTATTTTTGGAAAGAAGCTGTGGCGTATGACCGTTTTTGGAACAGCAACAGCTtgataaattaaaatcaaaacaaagcaTAATTATTGGATAAGGCGATTAAAatctgcaaacattttttttaaatgacgttTAAGATCATAATAAGGGCTTAGCAAATATAATTTAAGACGCATTagcaaattttatcattttcttgcTGCAGAATATTATGAAATTAGATACTTTTTATCAGGAGAAGCATAAAAGTATATTCTCACTAATAAGCTAAttataagaacaaaaaaataGAATACCACATCCGAATAGGAATTATACATGATCTTTTGAATcagaacacacacacatatcGAATTCTTACTAATTATTCATAGTCTGTATGTCGACCAAAAAACCCAAAGCTGGagtatgcacaaaatatttttacatgaaaaggtTCTAAAACATGTACCTTCATAGAAACCGGATGATGCAATATTTTGTCATCATTGAACATTTTGAAttatcaaaatggccgccaaaaatgCAAAGATGACATATCTCCTAAATTACAGGAGATAAGAACAGGATTGCGATGTCAATATAACATTTATTGCTAGAGGTAACAAgataaaattcaaatgtaaaatttagagaaGAAATTCGGTTTAAAAATCCGAAATGGCGGTCCAAATGGCCGCCAAAAACAAAAATCCCTATATACTGCATTACACACTCTGAATGTGCGGGACTTTCTGACGGTATATGGGTACTTCTTATAATTAGAAATGTTTTCAACTCTTTAGATATTTCTCCAgtaattttatgacaaaaaaagtgGTTAAATggcaaggaaagcctgaaaataagttaaatttaatatgaaagccatcctcgaGCCTTTCATACctctgaaagaatttttaaaatcggaatactattgaaaaagatatatatttgaaataaagaaaatgactgatcatggaggcagccattttagtgtttatgacgtcatttatacaCTGTTCAATTCTTTATCTAGCAAAAACTCTTTTACATAGACTAATTAAACATGTTTCTTgggtgtaagatgtaaaacactGTAATCCTTTTTACTATAGcttgaaaaagtagagaaatcattttacagaaataagtacaTACAGTTCAAAATAATTATGTTCAAATATGTTTCAAGAAATTTAagaaatccgccattttgtttttgttgccatggaaacaaaatgacagccattttgatgaaatatttaaatgctgaaaactttctcatttttaacccgattttgaatttttttccacttctttaaatgaaataagaaacCCTAGCAGACGGAATAAACagaagaacaacattgcctttctcTTTAAGATGGATATTCTTATTCAAAAGCATAtgactttgaacataaaatgcaaataagaaGTTGGTATGAATTGCTATCAATTTTCTGTCCTGTCAAAACACCCCAAAAGTGACAGTAACAGCagatttatgctagaatatatttttttaaaagtacgCTCAAAGTTATTGCTACGCTACGTGCGTACGCAATAGTAAAGAAAACACATATGTCAGTTCtgtacaaacatattttatattgttgtttatacatgtaataaataatacatacaccCGTAGTATCTTATACGTACGCACTTAGCAATACACAAACATCGATGTTATTTTCAGATAGTTTCATTTTTCTTCAAATGTGATCCGACATTAACACTTTGTTAAGTGATACTATAAGGACTTCAGAAAGGTGTAAATAGGCCTTCCTGGCCAAATGGTTAAAGTGGTGGCTATGATCACTTTCCACTTACCATCGTGTGTTCGTACCCCGAATTACAcaattctttcatatgaggaagccgtTACGAAATGGTTCCGCCGAGATTCCCGTCCATGACGTAAACAATTAACAAGGACACCTTGAAATTCCCTCCACAACTAAAAGCTTGAAAATCGCCGCATGGCCTGAAATGTATCGACTGACTTTAACCCAACACTCTAATATCAAAAGAGATTTCAGATATTATTTTTAAGGGTCTTTTGTGATTCATAACCGCGCTAATGGCTTTGTCTTTACAGATCGTTTCATTCATGGTGTTGACGCATGGCAAGCTTCAACGTACTATTTCCTCTCGTCAAACCTCGCTATTGATGGTAACTACAAAAATTATATTGAGGAAGATATCTCTGGGCACTGTGCCCATACCAACGGGGGAAGCTCCTCCTGGACTATGGAATTGGAGCGCGTTGCAGATGTGTCTTACGTCAGAATATACTTCAGGAATCAAATGGCAAATAGTACGTAACAATTTGAGTGaatatgcgtgcgtgcgtgtgtgcgtgcatgtgtgtgtaTTAATCAAATAATATAGGCTTGTCTTTAGCAGTGTTATATGTTTTGTTGCATGTCATCTATAtgctatataaatatttatatcgctTTTGATCTGACTTATTGTATCTTCTCACATAAGCGTTACGATAAAGTATCGGTTTTGGTACTTGCATATACTCATGTATGCTTATACACGAAATACTGAATGCTCTGCAAGTTTTGACATGTTTTTTCAGGTTTCTATAAACTATTCTATCTCTTTTTATATGTCCAGAATGATGCAACGTGTAATGGTACaagtcgtccgtctgtccgtccgtttgttagCAATTAATTTTCCGCTAAAAAACAGATATTCATAAAACATAGATCACCTTGGTGAGGATGTCACCTAATTAGTACAGATCATCAAAGCTACTGAAGCATATAAGGTGTCCTTGATGTGACATACTGACTAATGCcattcggtcatcaatgccataattAAGCTAGTACGCGCTCGGACTAACATATCACGTAGACGAGCtgtattgtaaaacaaaaataaacatatcacacgaaatctaaaattttaaatgaaatc includes these proteins:
- the LOC128547729 gene encoding uncharacterized protein LOC128547729, whose protein sequence is MAKSHKYSVVQSSSVRYANVTKSYPNTNKLPCLALCDLMDGCSSVNHNSDTHECELTSHVPSILAPEPATASNWRVYYNDRFIHGVDAWQASTYYFLSSNLAIDGNYKNYIEEDISGHCAHTNGGSSSWTMELERVADVSYVRIYFRNQMANNFRNTNIRLLISETKEDSDNNIGTDCANYVGPPESPALPVKVTCTQPVTGKFLKLIRAGTLTLCEVEVYSV